The Prosthecobacter vanneervenii genome has a segment encoding these proteins:
- a CDS encoding DUF1553 domain-containing protein, translated as MIQSRYVISLFLLTTPLAAEVAKVHPAQAMGLLKTQCLGCHNADKKKGGLSLETRDLALKGGENGAAMVSGDADHSALIAALSDPGDAHMPPKKQLPEKQINLLKAWVNAGAPWDDAALKQFGELTPADKLAALPAGHTPAEAIAISTDGKRLAVGRGNAVIIHDLAAPGAPVVATLTGHKDVVQSLAWSADGTLLAAGGYRSLLVWNAADWKVKHTLAAPLEGRVTGLLFLPDNATLILADGAMSLKGVLHRWKLGEPKPAQTVEAHADNVLSLALSKDGKQIATGGADNLAKVWDAATLKETAKIEGHVGHIVAVGFNTDGKWLATGSADKDLKVWDIASKEMIMLLGDKSSPVNALLWSPDSTSLTYFNDNGSVHSVTELKEHDGVRLAFTSGKDKKVGSIEGVPNAAVLSPDGKNVYAATDAGEVYQIDEKQKIAKLAVPAAVAPPAPNPKALSFTQDILPVLSKAGCNLGSCHAKSSGQAGFKLSIFAFDPKGDYMELAKDSRGRRVFPAMPEDSLLLLKATVRVQHEGGQRFEPDSESAKTIAEWIRQGMPYETPGQPTLTGIEVQPAEKTYRKNEAGVLKVTARYSNGTSRDVTALTDYISSEKAIATVDEEGHMKTTTESGETVIVARYMGQVAISRVAVPADKLLPPERYAGLTVSNEIDKLVYTRLQKLGHLPSDTCTDAEFLRRSTLDAIGMLPTVEEARAFAASKDPKKHEQWVDALLQRPEWADHWAIKWGDLIRPNPSRVGVKPVYLLDQWLRQSFRENKPWDRLVRELLTAQGNTHHDGPVAIWRDKREPVDAATFVGQIFLGVRLECAKCHHHPTEKWDLTDYYQMAAFFTQMKRKGQGISAPISGEPEQMWFAPGNAGIEHPVTKATLKPRPPADKEIAIPETTDPRAALADWMTNPHNPYFAPAIVNRVWSSFMGRGIVDPVDDFRASNPPSNAALLDWLAQDFVKHGYDLKHLMRTIMLSQVYRLSSTPNETNVADVKNYSRSYRRRLPAETLLDAVCAVTEVRETFSGMPSDSLAKQTWNHKLESQFMDAFGRPNASSECPCERDAKPSVVQALHLMNSTKLQDMLVSAKGRAARLAKSDLKSAQIVEELYLASYSRLPTAEEAAIAGKAVDAGAANRQAAIEDVMWSLLNSAEFVFNH; from the coding sequence ATGATTCAAAGCCGTTACGTCATCTCCTTGTTTCTGCTCACCACCCCGCTTGCCGCTGAGGTAGCCAAGGTGCATCCCGCGCAGGCGATGGGGCTTTTAAAGACGCAGTGCCTGGGTTGCCACAATGCCGACAAAAAGAAAGGCGGGCTCTCTCTGGAGACGCGCGATCTGGCTCTGAAGGGCGGCGAAAACGGGGCCGCCATGGTCTCTGGCGACGCGGACCACAGCGCGCTCATTGCGGCACTGAGCGATCCTGGCGATGCTCACATGCCGCCGAAGAAACAGCTTCCGGAAAAGCAGATCAACCTGCTCAAGGCCTGGGTGAATGCGGGCGCACCATGGGATGATGCTGCGCTGAAGCAGTTTGGAGAACTCACGCCTGCTGACAAGCTGGCGGCGCTGCCTGCCGGACACACGCCCGCAGAGGCCATCGCTATCAGCACCGATGGCAAGCGTTTGGCCGTGGGCCGTGGCAATGCGGTGATCATTCACGATCTGGCTGCTCCGGGTGCGCCTGTGGTGGCCACGCTCACAGGGCACAAGGATGTGGTGCAGTCCCTGGCATGGAGCGCTGATGGCACTCTGCTGGCGGCGGGTGGATACCGCAGCCTTCTCGTCTGGAATGCAGCGGACTGGAAAGTGAAGCATACCCTGGCTGCCCCGCTGGAAGGGCGCGTGACAGGCCTGCTCTTTCTGCCGGACAATGCCACACTCATTCTCGCCGATGGGGCCATGAGCCTGAAGGGAGTGCTGCACCGCTGGAAGCTCGGAGAGCCCAAGCCCGCGCAGACGGTGGAAGCTCATGCGGATAATGTTTTGAGCCTGGCACTCAGCAAAGATGGCAAACAGATCGCCACGGGTGGTGCGGACAATCTGGCCAAGGTATGGGATGCCGCCACGCTGAAGGAAACCGCCAAGATTGAGGGACATGTGGGCCACATCGTGGCGGTGGGGTTCAATACCGATGGCAAATGGCTGGCCACCGGCAGCGCCGACAAGGATCTGAAGGTGTGGGACATCGCCAGCAAGGAGATGATCATGCTGCTGGGAGACAAATCCTCGCCGGTGAATGCGCTGCTGTGGTCGCCTGATTCCACCAGCCTGACCTACTTCAACGACAACGGCAGCGTGCACAGTGTGACGGAGCTCAAAGAGCACGATGGCGTGCGGCTGGCCTTCACCTCCGGCAAGGACAAAAAGGTGGGCAGCATCGAGGGGGTGCCCAATGCCGCCGTGCTCAGCCCTGACGGCAAGAATGTGTACGCCGCCACAGATGCGGGAGAGGTTTACCAGATCGACGAGAAGCAGAAGATCGCCAAGCTGGCAGTGCCTGCGGCAGTGGCACCGCCTGCGCCGAATCCCAAGGCGCTATCCTTCACACAGGACATCCTGCCCGTGCTCAGCAAGGCCGGGTGCAATCTGGGAAGCTGCCATGCCAAGTCGTCCGGACAGGCGGGATTCAAGCTCTCCATCTTTGCCTTTGATCCGAAGGGCGACTACATGGAGCTGGCCAAGGATTCGCGCGGTCGCCGGGTGTTTCCTGCGATGCCAGAGGACAGCCTGCTGCTGCTGAAGGCCACGGTGCGTGTGCAGCACGAGGGCGGGCAGCGTTTTGAGCCGGACTCCGAGTCAGCCAAGACCATCGCCGAGTGGATCCGCCAGGGCATGCCGTATGAGACTCCCGGCCAGCCCACGCTCACTGGCATCGAAGTGCAGCCGGCGGAAAAGACCTATCGCAAGAATGAAGCCGGGGTGCTGAAGGTGACTGCCAGGTACAGCAATGGCACCTCACGCGATGTCACCGCTTTGACGGACTACATCTCATCTGAGAAAGCCATCGCGACGGTGGATGAAGAGGGGCACATGAAGACCACCACGGAAAGTGGCGAGACCGTGATCGTGGCGCGCTACATGGGCCAGGTGGCCATCTCGCGCGTGGCGGTGCCTGCGGACAAGCTGCTGCCACCCGAGCGCTATGCCGGACTGACGGTGAGCAATGAGATCGACAAGCTTGTTTATACCCGCCTCCAAAAGCTTGGCCATCTGCCCAGCGACACCTGCACCGATGCGGAATTTCTGCGCCGCAGCACGCTGGATGCCATTGGCATGCTGCCCACAGTGGAAGAAGCGCGCGCCTTTGCCGCCAGCAAGGATCCGAAGAAGCACGAGCAGTGGGTGGATGCCCTGCTGCAGCGTCCTGAATGGGCCGACCACTGGGCCATCAAGTGGGGGGATCTCATCCGGCCCAATCCCTCCCGAGTGGGCGTGAAGCCCGTGTATCTGCTGGACCAGTGGCTGCGCCAGAGCTTTCGCGAAAACAAGCCCTGGGACCGCCTCGTGCGCGAACTGCTCACGGCACAGGGAAACACGCATCACGACGGCCCTGTGGCCATCTGGCGCGACAAACGCGAGCCCGTGGACGCCGCCACCTTTGTAGGGCAGATCTTCCTTGGCGTTCGTCTTGAGTGCGCCAAGTGCCATCACCACCCGACAGAGAAGTGGGACCTCACGGACTACTACCAGATGGCCGCCTTCTTCACGCAGATGAAACGCAAGGGGCAGGGGATCTCCGCGCCGATCAGCGGCGAGCCCGAGCAGATGTGGTTTGCGCCGGGCAATGCGGGCATAGAGCACCCTGTCACCAAGGCCACGCTGAAACCGCGCCCGCCTGCGGACAAGGAGATCGCCATTCCGGAAACGACCGATCCACGCGCCGCGCTGGCCGACTGGATGACAAATCCGCACAACCCCTACTTTGCCCCCGCCATCGTGAACCGCGTGTGGTCCAGTTTCATGGGGCGCGGCATCGTCGATCCAGTGGATGACTTCCGCGCCTCCAATCCGCCCAGCAATGCTGCGCTGCTGGACTGGCTGGCACAGGATTTTGTGAAGCATGGCTATGACCTCAAGCATCTCATGCGCACCATCATGCTCTCGCAGGTGTACCGACTCAGCAGCACGCCCAACGAGACCAACGTGGCCGACGTGAAAAACTACAGCCGCAGCTACCGCCGCCGCCTGCCTGCGGAAACGCTGCTGGACGCCGTGTGCGCCGTCACCGAGGTTCGCGAAACCTTCAGCGGCATGCCTTCCGATTCGCTGGCCAAGCAGACGTGGAATCACAAGCTGGAGAGCCAGTTCATGGACGCCTTTGGTCGCCCCAATGCCAGCTCTGAATGCCCCTGTGAGCGCGATGCCAAGCCCAGCGTGGTGCAGGCCCTGCACCTCATGAACTCCACCAAGCTGCAGGACATGCTTGTCAGCGCCAAAGGCCGCGCCGCCCGCCTGGCCAAAAGCGACCTCAAATCTGCGCAAATCGTGGAAGAGCTCTACCTCGCCAGCTACTCACGCCTGCCCACGGCTGAAGAAGCCGCCATCGCCGGCAAGGCCGTGGACGCCGGAGCCGCTAATCGTCAGGCTGCGATTGAGGATGTTATGTGGAGTCTGCTCAACTCGGCGGAGTTTGTGTTTAATCACTGA
- a CDS encoding DUF1501 domain-containing protein, with amino-acid sequence MSRFTHNCAGHMRRDFLKLGLTAAGGGLGFTDLLRARAMAAQAPQPSLSRPVNCILVWLDGGPSHYEMFDPKPNAPSEIRGELGTIRTSVPGVHFSESVPYLAKVADKFTVLRSVTHKDPNHGGGNHYMMTGAPTPVPVGCGAFVTFHPSFGSVVSYKRGVKNGLPAYMTLPSMTRSGGPNFLGAEHAPFVAGGDPNSKGFKVRDVVLPTDISDARGLSRRELRHSLDRMQRINNALAEDPAVSFDTFYGKAVDLISSKPAQEAFDISLEDDKTRDLYGRNDVGQRMLLARRMVEVGVPFVTVNYGGWDHHRDLFKTCKGEFMQKFDQGMAGLITDLDRRGLLESTLVVALGEFGRTPKINKDSGRDHWPGAMNILFAGAGVPRGGIIGATDPKGYYASENIYSPEDFAVTLYQKLGIDPHQILHTSSGRPVQLINGGRPIRELFA; translated from the coding sequence ATGTCTCGATTCACCCACAACTGCGCCGGTCACATGCGGCGTGATTTTCTGAAGCTCGGTCTCACCGCCGCAGGTGGTGGCCTTGGCTTCACGGATCTGCTGCGGGCGCGTGCCATGGCGGCCCAGGCTCCGCAGCCTTCGCTTTCCCGTCCGGTGAACTGCATCCTCGTGTGGCTGGACGGTGGCCCGTCCCACTACGAGATGTTTGACCCCAAGCCGAATGCACCGAGCGAGATCCGTGGTGAGCTTGGGACCATTCGCACCAGCGTGCCGGGCGTGCATTTCTCCGAGAGCGTGCCCTATCTCGCCAAGGTGGCGGACAAGTTTACGGTCCTGCGCAGCGTCACGCACAAAGACCCGAACCACGGCGGCGGCAATCATTACATGATGACCGGAGCGCCCACGCCGGTGCCGGTGGGTTGCGGTGCCTTTGTGACGTTCCACCCCTCTTTTGGCAGTGTGGTGAGCTACAAACGCGGCGTGAAAAACGGACTGCCAGCCTACATGACGCTGCCGAGCATGACGCGCAGCGGCGGCCCCAATTTCCTCGGTGCCGAGCATGCGCCCTTTGTGGCTGGCGGTGATCCGAACTCCAAAGGCTTCAAGGTGCGTGATGTGGTGCTGCCCACGGACATCAGCGACGCACGCGGCCTGTCCCGACGCGAGCTGCGCCACTCGCTGGACCGCATGCAGCGCATCAACAACGCCTTGGCGGAAGACCCGGCAGTGAGCTTTGACACCTTCTACGGCAAGGCGGTGGATCTGATCTCCTCCAAGCCCGCGCAGGAAGCCTTTGACATTTCCCTGGAAGACGACAAGACGCGCGATCTCTACGGCCGCAATGATGTGGGCCAGCGCATGCTGCTGGCACGTCGCATGGTGGAAGTGGGGGTGCCCTTTGTCACCGTGAACTACGGCGGCTGGGATCATCACCGCGATCTCTTCAAGACCTGCAAAGGCGAGTTCATGCAGAAGTTTGACCAGGGCATGGCTGGTCTCATCACCGACCTCGACCGCCGCGGCCTGCTGGAAAGCACGCTGGTCGTCGCGCTGGGAGAGTTTGGCCGCACTCCGAAGATCAACAAGGACTCCGGCCGTGACCACTGGCCAGGCGCGATGAACATCCTCTTCGCAGGCGCGGGAGTCCCACGAGGTGGCATCATCGGTGCCACCGATCCGAAGGGCTACTACGCCAGCGAAAACATCTATTCGCCGGAAGATTTTGCCGTGACGCTTTATCAGAAGCTGGGCATTGATCCGCACCAGATCCTGCACACTAGCAGCGGCCGTCCGGTGCAGCTGATCAATGGCGGCAGGCCCATCCGTGAGCTCTTTGCGTAA
- a CDS encoding PPC domain-containing protein: protein MRLTAWLCTLVHSALVIPALAAPPAFDSLFPAGGQIGTKVEAKAVGKGLEKEGFLAWSSSPQVVVLGGDKPMKFFLNIAKEAVPGPCLIRLYNESDASPPRIVEVGKFEELTEKEPNDTLADASASPAKMNVTFNGVLEKAGDVDTYAIQAKQGKSIRLELHGYALGSPMDPAMRLLNEKGVEIAAGHDTHNLDPRIEYTPAADVTLYIQLFSFAHPPAADVSFKGSANHVYRLTVTDEPKPAVAVNEPKTLTLPATVNGCISKNGEEDAYTFTAKKGDDLQLRVRAQSQHNSELDAALRIEDSKGKVLQQADDSEKEVLDPALRWKVPSDGEYKLIVTDRFHHGSAEHGYELTVAAFKPSLTATLDTHAYRLEAGKSVEVKLNVKTSGTYSGKIKAQAVNLPAGFTSESVDVPAKGGDVKLTLKATPEAAASQAPFAVEITTSAPDAVETVKATYTIPFTEPRGDLLIMTDDHPWLTLVAKKP, encoded by the coding sequence ATGCGCCTGACTGCATGGCTGTGCACGCTGGTGCATTCGGCTCTCGTCATCCCCGCGCTGGCGGCTCCTCCAGCCTTTGACAGCCTCTTTCCCGCCGGTGGACAGATCGGCACAAAGGTGGAGGCCAAGGCTGTGGGAAAAGGGCTGGAGAAAGAGGGCTTTCTGGCCTGGAGCAGCAGCCCGCAGGTGGTGGTGCTGGGGGGCGACAAGCCCATGAAGTTCTTTCTCAACATCGCCAAAGAGGCGGTGCCCGGTCCCTGCCTGATTCGGCTTTACAATGAAAGCGACGCCTCGCCGCCACGGATCGTGGAGGTGGGCAAGTTTGAAGAGCTCACCGAGAAGGAACCTAACGATACGCTGGCCGACGCAAGTGCCTCACCTGCGAAGATGAACGTGACTTTCAACGGCGTGCTGGAAAAAGCCGGGGATGTGGACACCTACGCCATTCAGGCAAAGCAGGGCAAAAGCATCCGCCTGGAGCTACATGGCTACGCGCTTGGCTCGCCCATGGACCCCGCCATGCGCCTGCTGAACGAGAAGGGCGTGGAGATCGCCGCCGGGCATGACACACACAATCTCGACCCCCGCATTGAATACACGCCCGCAGCCGACGTCACGCTGTATATACAGCTTTTCTCTTTTGCGCATCCGCCTGCGGCAGATGTCAGCTTCAAAGGCAGCGCCAATCACGTGTATCGCCTTACTGTGACAGACGAGCCCAAGCCTGCCGTGGCGGTGAATGAGCCCAAAACTCTCACGCTGCCTGCCACGGTGAATGGCTGCATCAGCAAGAATGGCGAGGAAGACGCCTACACGTTCACCGCCAAGAAAGGCGATGACCTGCAGCTCCGCGTGCGTGCCCAGAGCCAGCACAACAGTGAGCTGGATGCCGCGTTAAGGATCGAAGATTCCAAAGGCAAGGTGCTGCAGCAGGCGGACGACAGCGAGAAAGAAGTGCTGGACCCTGCACTGCGTTGGAAAGTCCCCAGCGATGGCGAGTACAAACTCATCGTCACAGACCGCTTCCATCACGGCAGCGCGGAGCATGGCTATGAGCTGACCGTCGCCGCCTTCAAGCCCAGTCTCACCGCCACGCTCGACACCCACGCCTATCGCCTCGAAGCGGGCAAGTCCGTGGAGGTGAAGCTCAACGTTAAAACCAGTGGCACCTACAGTGGCAAGATCAAGGCCCAGGCGGTCAATCTGCCCGCAGGTTTCACTTCAGAGAGCGTGGATGTGCCCGCGAAAGGCGGAGATGTGAAGCTCACTCTCAAAGCTACTCCTGAAGCCGCAGCCAGCCAGGCACCCTTTGCAGTGGAGATTACCACCAGCGCACCTGATGCGGTGGAAACGGTCAAAGCCACCTACACCATCCCATTTACCGAGCCGCGCGGAGATCTTCTCATCATGACAGATGACCACCCCTGGTTGACGCTGGTGGCCAAGAAGCCGTAA
- a CDS encoding hydantoinase B/oxoprolinase family protein: MWRIAADTGGTFTDCHALDPQGQESRCKVLSTGHLRAVVAGGTDAVFQLSGLPPLPAGLLNGFQVNTVGMSDARTITAHDSATGQITLDATAAWHPGTLLELTTGEEAPVLGARILTRTPPDGDFPPMKLRIATTRATNALLEHKGGRIALFITQGFGDLLQIGDQRRSDLFALKHEPRVLFHEVVCEVPERISLTGEVIEPLDEASVRSAACEFITSGITTAAISLLHGHAQPQHELRVAAILRECGFTHLTLSHQTAAFAKLLPRTQSTVADAYLHAPVQSFLNGIRKVSPDMQVMTSAGGLKTADDIRPKDMLLSGPAGGAIGAANAARLLGISKIITLDMGGTSTDVARIDSRPGYRFSQNVAGMQLLAPCVAIETVAAGGGSICHLTHHGLAVGPQSAGSNPGPACYGKGGPLTITDVNLLLGRFDPARAPIPLDMDAARRRLSELHAQTGSAGTETELLHSLLRLAVEHMTDAIRRISIGEGYDPAEHALLAFGGAGPQHACAVAEALGMQTILVPEHAGILSAVGLQEAVPEQIFEKEIRQPLESALAILPAVLAALPPGERTQIAELRLKGQDTPLQVEFVDPPNLPQLYARVYERLFGYPPPAGRAIELVSLRIIVREPQATASATALNFETLNPTPTLLQDAFSTIVIAPGWTVEKVAGFGHVLRSARVSGIAPTLERDLLRHRFHSIVSDMGALLCRTSISTNIRERLDFSCALLDPHGHLLSSAPHIPVHLGALGVCVREVTKAVPMLPGDTIITNHPAYGGSHLPDVTLITPVHDARQRLIGYIANRAHHAEIGGITPGSMPANATRLIEEGVVIAPQHLIRGGVSCFDDIITLLTTAAYPTRNLADNIADLHAQLAANLHGAERLRALADDSLQGLMQGILNHSAAVMRTQIARLPDSISAQESLDDGSVIAVTIRKSSGKLILDFTGTSAVHPRNLNATTAIIRSAVLYVMRLMLQEDLPLNEGLTQPVEIICPESLLNPTFTGDAARDPAVVGGNVEVSQRLVDTLIKALGLQACSQGTMNNFLFGGAGFGYYETIAGGAGAGQGYHGAHALHTHMTNTAITDPEIIEQRYPVRLRQFAIRRGSGGAGEWHGGDGVIREFEFLQPLTVSLLTQHRLEAPFGLHGGSAGKCGRQTLMRNGVSTPLEGCMSFDVEAGDRVIMETPGGGGWGSPL; this comes from the coding sequence ATGTGGCGCATCGCAGCTGATACGGGTGGCACCTTCACCGACTGCCACGCACTCGACCCACAGGGGCAAGAGTCGCGTTGCAAAGTGCTCTCCACCGGTCATCTGCGTGCGGTGGTAGCCGGTGGCACGGATGCGGTGTTTCAGCTCTCCGGGCTCCCCCCCCTGCCAGCGGGTCTGCTGAATGGGTTTCAGGTCAACACGGTCGGCATGTCGGATGCACGCACCATCACGGCGCATGACAGCGCCACGGGCCAGATCACCCTTGATGCCACGGCAGCCTGGCACCCTGGCACCCTGCTGGAGCTGACCACTGGCGAGGAGGCGCCCGTTTTGGGCGCCCGCATCCTCACCCGCACGCCACCTGACGGGGATTTCCCCCCCATGAAGCTGCGCATCGCCACCACGCGGGCCACGAACGCCCTGCTGGAGCACAAAGGCGGGCGCATCGCCCTTTTCATTACCCAGGGGTTTGGCGACCTTCTGCAAATCGGCGACCAGCGCCGCAGCGATCTCTTTGCGCTGAAGCATGAACCGCGTGTGCTTTTCCACGAGGTCGTCTGCGAGGTACCCGAGCGCATCAGCCTCACAGGAGAAGTCATTGAGCCGCTCGATGAAGCCAGCGTGCGCTCTGCGGCGTGCGAGTTCATCACAAGTGGCATCACCACCGCCGCCATCTCTCTGCTGCATGGGCATGCACAGCCGCAGCATGAGCTGCGCGTGGCCGCCATTTTACGTGAGTGTGGGTTCACCCATCTGACACTCTCTCATCAGACCGCAGCCTTTGCCAAGCTGCTGCCTCGCACCCAGAGCACCGTGGCGGACGCCTATCTGCATGCCCCGGTGCAGTCCTTCCTCAATGGCATCCGAAAGGTGTCGCCAGACATGCAGGTGATGACCAGCGCAGGCGGGCTCAAGACTGCCGATGACATCCGGCCCAAGGACATGCTGCTCAGCGGCCCTGCTGGGGGTGCCATCGGTGCGGCGAATGCCGCACGGCTCCTGGGTATCTCCAAGATCATCACGCTCGACATGGGCGGCACCAGCACTGACGTGGCGCGCATCGACTCACGGCCGGGCTACCGCTTTTCTCAAAACGTGGCAGGCATGCAACTGCTCGCTCCTTGCGTGGCCATCGAGACGGTGGCCGCTGGCGGGGGCTCCATCTGCCATCTGACGCATCATGGTCTGGCGGTGGGACCGCAAAGCGCTGGCTCAAATCCCGGCCCCGCCTGCTATGGCAAGGGCGGCCCGCTGACCATCACGGATGTGAACCTGCTGCTCGGCCGCTTTGACCCGGCGCGGGCGCCCATTCCCCTGGATATGGATGCGGCACGGCGGCGCCTCAGCGAACTGCATGCACAGACCGGCAGTGCCGGCACCGAGACCGAGCTGCTGCACTCGCTGCTGCGTCTGGCCGTGGAGCACATGACCGATGCCATTCGCCGCATCTCTATTGGAGAAGGCTACGACCCCGCCGAGCACGCGCTGCTGGCCTTTGGCGGTGCCGGACCTCAGCACGCCTGTGCCGTGGCCGAGGCACTCGGCATGCAGACTATCCTTGTGCCAGAGCATGCCGGCATCCTTAGCGCCGTCGGTTTGCAGGAGGCTGTGCCTGAGCAGATCTTTGAGAAAGAAATCCGTCAGCCGCTGGAATCCGCACTGGCCATTCTGCCAGCCGTGCTTGCAGCACTGCCTCCCGGTGAGCGCACACAGATAGCCGAATTGCGGCTCAAAGGCCAGGACACGCCGCTGCAGGTGGAGTTTGTCGATCCCCCCAATCTTCCTCAGCTCTATGCCCGCGTGTATGAGCGCCTGTTTGGCTACCCGCCACCGGCTGGACGCGCGATTGAGCTGGTGAGTCTGCGCATCATCGTGAGAGAGCCCCAGGCGACGGCATCTGCGACCGCTCTGAACTTCGAGACGCTCAATCCCACGCCCACGCTGCTTCAGGATGCCTTCAGCACCATCGTCATCGCACCGGGATGGACGGTGGAGAAAGTTGCTGGCTTTGGTCATGTGCTGCGCTCTGCCCGTGTGTCAGGTATAGCCCCCACTCTTGAGCGCGATCTGCTGCGCCACCGCTTCCACTCCATCGTCAGCGACATGGGCGCTCTGCTCTGCCGCACTTCCATCTCCACCAACATCCGCGAGCGGCTGGACTTCTCCTGTGCGCTGCTCGATCCCCACGGGCATCTGCTCTCCAGCGCCCCGCACATCCCCGTGCATCTAGGGGCACTGGGCGTGTGCGTGCGTGAGGTGACCAAGGCCGTGCCCATGCTGCCAGGAGATACCATCATCACCAATCATCCTGCGTATGGCGGCTCTCATCTGCCGGATGTGACGCTCATCACCCCCGTGCATGATGCGCGACAGCGGCTCATCGGTTACATCGCCAATCGGGCGCATCATGCCGAGATCGGCGGCATCACCCCCGGTTCCATGCCCGCCAATGCCACACGGCTGATTGAGGAGGGCGTGGTCATCGCGCCGCAGCATCTGATCCGTGGTGGAGTCTCTTGTTTTGACGACATCATTACCCTGCTGACCACCGCAGCATATCCCACCCGCAATCTGGCCGACAACATCGCCGACCTGCACGCCCAACTGGCCGCCAACCTGCATGGAGCAGAGCGGCTGCGTGCTCTGGCAGATGATTCACTGCAAGGCCTGATGCAGGGCATCCTCAATCACTCCGCCGCAGTCATGCGCACTCAGATTGCCCGCCTGCCTGACTCCATCTCCGCACAGGAGAGTCTGGACGACGGCTCAGTGATTGCCGTGACGATACGCAAAAGCTCCGGCAAACTCATCCTCGATTTCACCGGCACCTCGGCTGTGCATCCACGGAATCTGAACGCCACCACCGCCATCATACGCAGCGCTGTGCTGTATGTGATGCGGCTCATGCTGCAGGAGGATCTGCCGCTGAACGAGGGCCTGACACAGCCGGTGGAAATCATCTGCCCCGAATCGCTTCTCAATCCCACTTTCACCGGAGATGCCGCGCGCGATCCCGCCGTGGTAGGAGGCAATGTGGAGGTAAGCCAGCGGCTGGTGGATACGCTCATCAAGGCGCTGGGCCTGCAGGCCTGCAGCCAGGGCACGATGAACAACTTCCTTTTCGGCGGAGCTGGCTTTGGTTACTACGAAACGATCGCCGGTGGCGCTGGCGCAGGCCAGGGCTACCACGGTGCTCATGCGCTGCATACGCACATGACCAACACCGCCATCACCGATCCAGAGATCATCGAGCAGCGCTACCCGGTGCGCCTGCGCCAGTTTGCCATCCGGCGCGGCTCCGGTGGCGCTGGAGAATGGCACGGCGGAGATGGCGTGATCCGCGAGTTTGAGTTTCTGCAGCCGCTCACCGTCAGCCTGCTGACCCAACACCGTTTGGAGGCGCCCTTTGGTCTGCACGGCGGCTCCGCCGGGAAATGTGGTCGTCAGACTTTGATGCGTAACGGTGTCTCCACACCGCTGGAGGGCTGCATGTCGTTTGACGTGGAGGCTGGAGATCGCGTGATCATGGAAACGCCGGGTGGTGGTGGATGGGGCTCACCATTGTAA